The proteins below are encoded in one region of Citrobacter enshiensis:
- the pdeR gene encoding cyclic di-GMP phosphodiesterase codes for MKNIREPVTLFSYLGTHSPYWHLSEDCNILHLSVTEVAQSDQAVELTPEQANRIREMTAITSSLMMTLPIDDNDLSVHLVGRKINKREWAGSASAWHDTPAVARDLVQGLSFAEQVVSEANSAIVILDSRGNIQRFNRLCEEYTGLKEHEVIGQSVFKLFMSRREAAASRRNINGFFRNGNSYEIERWVKTRKGQRLFLFRNKFVHSGSGKNEIYLICSGTDITEERRAQERLRVLANTDTITGLPNRNAIHELINDAIDSAGENQVGVVYLDLDNFKKVNDAYGHMFGDQLLQAVSLAILSCLEENQLLARLGGDEFIILATHTSQGSLEAVASRILTRLRQPFRIGLLEVYTGCSIGIALAPQHGHDSDSIIRNADTAMYTAKEGGRGQFCVFSPEMNQRVFEYLWLDTHLRKALESDQLLIHYQPKLTWRGEVRSLEALVRWQSPERGLIPPREFISYAEESGLIVPLGRWVILEVVRQVAEWRDKGIHLRVAVNVSARQLADQTIFTDLKQVLNELNFEYCPIDVELTESCLIENEELALSVIQQFSQLGAQIHLDDFGTGYSSLSQLARFPIDAIKLDHTFVKDIHKQSISQSLVRAIVAVAQALNLQVIAEGVESTKEDAFLTKNGINERQGFLFAKPMPAAAFERWYKRYLNKKRR; via the coding sequence ATGAAAAACATTCGGGAACCGGTCACCTTGTTTAGCTACCTGGGGACGCACAGCCCTTACTGGCATTTGTCGGAAGATTGCAACATCCTGCACTTATCGGTCACCGAGGTTGCACAGTCGGATCAGGCCGTCGAACTCACGCCTGAACAGGCAAACCGCATTCGGGAAATGACCGCGATTACCTCCAGCCTGATGATGACGCTGCCCATCGACGATAACGATTTGTCAGTGCATTTGGTCGGTCGAAAAATCAATAAACGTGAATGGGCCGGCAGTGCATCTGCATGGCACGACACCCCTGCCGTCGCCCGCGATCTGGTGCAAGGATTATCTTTTGCCGAACAGGTCGTCTCCGAAGCCAATTCCGCCATTGTGATCCTCGATAGCCGGGGCAATATTCAGCGCTTCAATCGTCTCTGCGAAGAGTATACCGGCCTGAAAGAGCACGAAGTCATTGGACAAAGCGTGTTTAAGTTGTTTATGAGCCGCCGCGAAGCCGCCGCCTCACGGCGTAACATTAACGGCTTTTTCCGTAACGGTAACTCTTACGAAATCGAACGCTGGGTGAAGACCCGCAAAGGTCAGCGCCTGTTTCTGTTTCGCAATAAGTTTGTCCATAGCGGTAGCGGAAAAAACGAAATCTATCTGATCTGCTCAGGGACCGACATCACCGAAGAACGCCGCGCCCAGGAACGTCTGCGGGTGTTAGCCAACACCGACACGATTACCGGGCTACCGAATCGTAATGCCATTCATGAGCTGATCAATGATGCCATTGATAGCGCCGGGGAAAATCAGGTCGGTGTTGTTTATCTCGATCTGGATAATTTCAAAAAGGTGAATGACGCCTACGGACATATGTTTGGCGATCAGTTGTTGCAGGCCGTGTCACTGGCGATCCTCAGTTGTCTGGAGGAGAATCAGCTACTGGCCCGCCTGGGCGGTGACGAATTTATTATTCTTGCCACCCATACCTCTCAGGGTTCGCTTGAGGCCGTTGCCTCCCGCATTTTAACGCGTTTACGTCAGCCCTTCCGTATCGGTCTACTCGAAGTGTATACCGGATGCTCTATCGGCATTGCTCTGGCCCCTCAACACGGTCACGACAGCGACAGCATTATTCGCAACGCCGATACGGCAATGTACACCGCCAAAGAAGGCGGACGCGGTCAGTTTTGCGTTTTCTCCCCCGAAATGAACCAACGGGTTTTCGAATATCTGTGGCTGGATACCCATCTGCGTAAAGCCCTCGAAAGCGATCAGCTACTGATTCACTACCAGCCCAAGCTGACCTGGCGAGGCGAAGTGCGCAGCCTGGAAGCGCTGGTGCGCTGGCAATCTCCCGAGCGTGGACTGATCCCCCCCCGTGAATTTATCTCGTATGCTGAAGAGTCTGGCCTGATTGTTCCGCTGGGGCGCTGGGTGATCCTCGAGGTCGTCAGACAGGTTGCCGAATGGCGCGATAAAGGGATTCATCTGCGTGTCGCCGTCAACGTGTCTGCCCGCCAGCTCGCCGATCAAACGATTTTTACGGACCTGAAGCAGGTCCTTAATGAGCTTAACTTTGAGTATTGCCCCATTGATGTCGAATTGACGGAAAGCTGTTTGATTGAAAATGAAGAACTTGCGTTATCCGTCATCCAACAATTTAGCCAGCTGGGCGCACAAATACACCTGGATGATTTTGGGACCGGGTACTCCTCCCTGTCGCAGCTTGCCCGGTTCCCGATTGACGCCATCAAACTTGATCACACCTTCGTCAAAGACATACACAAACAGTCCATCTCACAATCGCTGGTCCGCGCCATCGTTGCCGTGGCGCAGGCGCTGAATCTGCAGGTGATTGCTGAAGGGGTGGAAAGCACAAAGGAAGATGCGTTCTTGACCAAAAATGGCATCAATGAACGGCAAGGTTTTCTGTTTGCCAAACCGATGCCCGCCGCCGCGTTTGAACGCTGGTATAAACGTTATCTGAATAAAAAAAGACGCTAG
- a CDS encoding exoribonuclease II, with protein sequence MLQDNPLLAQLKQQLHSQTPRAEGVVKATEKGFGFLEVDAQKSYFIPPPQMKKVMHGDRIVAVIHTEKERESAEPEELIEPFLTRFVGKVQGKNDRLSIVPDHPLLKDAIPCRAARGVEHEFKEGDWAVAEMRRHPLKGDRTFYAELTQFITFGDDHFVPWWVTLARHNLEKEAPNGVATEMLDEGLERQDLTALDFVTIDSASTEDMDDALYAQELADGKLQLTVAIADPTAWIAEGSKLDNSAKVRAFTNYLPGFNIPMLPRELSDDLCSLRAQEVRPVLACRMTIAADGTLEDDITFFAATIISKAKLAYDNVSDWLENTGTWQPENEAIAQQIRLLQRICLSRGEWRHNHALVFKDRPDYRFVLGEKGEVLDIVAEPRRIANRIVEESMIAANICAARVLRDKLGFGIYNVHMGFDPANVDALAALLSSHGMHVNAEEVLTLEGFCKLRRELDAQPSGFLDSRIRRFQSFAEISTEPGPHFGLGLEAYATWTSPIRKYGDMINHRLLKAIIKGESIARPQEETTLQMAERRRLNRMAERDVGDWLYARFLSDKAGTDTRFAAEIIDVSRGGMRVRLVDNGAVAFIPAPFLHAVRDELVCSQESGTVQIKGEAVYKVTDVIDVTIAEVRMETRSVIARPVA encoded by the coding sequence GTCGCGGTGATCCACACGGAAAAAGAACGCGAATCTGCTGAGCCAGAAGAGCTGATCGAACCCTTCCTGACCCGCTTCGTGGGCAAAGTTCAGGGCAAGAACGATCGTCTGTCCATCGTGCCGGATCATCCGTTGCTGAAAGACGCCATCCCGTGCCGCGCTGCACGTGGCGTGGAACATGAATTTAAAGAGGGTGACTGGGCTGTCGCTGAGATGCGCCGTCATCCCCTGAAAGGCGATCGTACGTTTTACGCCGAATTAACCCAGTTCATCACCTTTGGCGACGATCATTTCGTGCCATGGTGGGTCACACTGGCGCGTCATAACCTCGAAAAAGAAGCCCCCAACGGCGTCGCCACTGAAATGCTGGATGAAGGCCTCGAACGTCAGGACCTGACGGCGCTGGATTTTGTCACGATCGACAGTGCCAGCACCGAAGATATGGACGATGCGTTATACGCGCAAGAACTGGCCGACGGCAAACTGCAGCTCACCGTCGCCATTGCCGACCCTACCGCCTGGATTGCCGAAGGCAGCAAGCTGGATAACTCGGCGAAAGTCCGTGCGTTTACCAACTATCTGCCGGGTTTCAATATCCCAATGCTGCCGCGTGAACTCTCTGACGATCTGTGCTCCTTGCGCGCGCAGGAAGTTCGCCCTGTTCTCGCCTGCCGGATGACCATTGCTGCTGATGGAACCCTTGAAGACGACATCACGTTCTTCGCCGCGACCATCATTTCAAAAGCAAAACTGGCCTATGACAACGTCTCCGACTGGCTGGAAAACACCGGGACCTGGCAGCCTGAGAACGAGGCCATTGCCCAGCAAATCCGACTGCTGCAACGCATTTGCCTGAGCCGTGGCGAATGGCGTCACAACCACGCGCTGGTGTTCAAAGACCGTCCGGATTACCGTTTTGTACTCGGTGAGAAAGGCGAAGTCCTCGATATCGTTGCGGAACCCCGTCGCATTGCCAACCGTATTGTGGAAGAGTCCATGATCGCCGCAAATATTTGCGCCGCTCGCGTGCTCCGCGACAAATTAGGTTTTGGTATTTATAACGTTCACATGGGCTTCGATCCGGCTAATGTCGACGCCCTGGCGGCGCTGCTGTCATCGCACGGTATGCACGTTAATGCCGAAGAAGTCCTGACGCTGGAGGGTTTCTGCAAACTCCGTCGTGAGCTGGATGCGCAGCCTTCCGGTTTTCTGGACAGCCGAATTCGTCGCTTCCAGTCTTTCGCCGAAATCAGCACCGAACCGGGTCCGCACTTTGGTCTTGGTCTGGAGGCTTACGCCACCTGGACATCGCCTATCCGTAAATATGGCGACATGATCAACCATCGCCTGTTGAAAGCCATCATCAAGGGTGAGTCAATCGCACGTCCGCAGGAAGAAACAACCCTGCAAATGGCAGAACGTCGTCGCCTGAACCGTATGGCGGAACGTGATGTCGGCGACTGGCTGTACGCGCGTTTCCTGAGTGACAAAGCCGGTACCGACACGCGTTTCGCGGCAGAAATCATTGATGTCAGCCGTGGTGGAATGCGTGTTCGTCTGGTCGATAACGGTGCCGTTGCCTTTATCCCTGCGCCGTTCCTGCATGCGGTTCGCGATGAACTGGTCTGTAGCCAGGAAAGCGGCACCGTACAGATTAAAGGTGAAGCGGTTTACAAAGTGACTGACGTTATCGACGTAACGATTGCCGAAGTGCGCATGGAAACCCGTAGCGTCATTGCCCGCCCGGTCGCATAA